From the Chloroflexus aurantiacus J-10-fl genome, one window contains:
- a CDS encoding LPS biosynthesis protein yields MLTWSDIWSYVRIILRWWWVALLAAVIAAGAAFVFALRQPDYYVSRTTLQVGDTLAATPDPQTFGLSATVAGFYAEMARREVILAPVVEKLGLPFPWQVISTYMLATSVNRQASLLDITITDTNPQRAAAIADAIAHELVRFSPNSPENVAAQRNLLNEQITRSQAEIDQLDRQIAQTREMLAQATSATDLREARNRLQELELARDTAQNAYAQLLRLQNTSLVNSLSIFESAKVPTAPLPNKRNLTVAIAGLVGLILGMMASFVLEMIDTRWRNHNDLRSRFGLNFLGVVPGKHPSISLSDEEARIRFNAVKEAHTQIVLAGLPRNARILMVSGPRPSNERSALAVDLAHCYTLSGYRVLLVDAETERAILSEFFADPNAVLQPISIDGEAQVWSSLRVTPIKNVLLLARNTDDQGRPLPPSQPWPALVDGLQRAADILIFDGPSTLSGVEAALLAPMMDGVILALKPVEDSSRDIQQSLKRLTLKRTDSVLGAVMLTEEYVLPGRKEQPRLPLPSLRHLLGDIPLRLLNPGKGERTNTTQQAENTTHAHTTRAVDTNQTPPPTPATAPQVIITPPPHEDRRVIVVPAIETDTAYEAAEELYERAVGEAPLNVPEELYERAVGEAPLNVPEERQSSLPPPAAKRPTRRRPPAGRRRRG; encoded by the coding sequence ATGCTCACCTGGAGCGACATCTGGTCGTATGTGCGGATTATACTACGATGGTGGTGGGTGGCCCTCCTGGCAGCGGTGATTGCTGCCGGTGCCGCCTTTGTTTTTGCCTTGCGGCAGCCTGATTACTATGTGAGTCGCACAACGTTGCAGGTGGGTGATACACTTGCCGCCACGCCCGATCCGCAGACATTCGGCTTGAGTGCCACCGTCGCAGGTTTTTACGCTGAAATGGCGCGCCGCGAGGTCATTCTGGCTCCTGTCGTTGAGAAACTGGGTTTACCGTTTCCCTGGCAGGTGATCAGCACCTATATGCTCGCCACCAGTGTCAATCGACAGGCAAGCCTGCTTGACATTACCATTACCGACACAAACCCGCAGCGGGCCGCGGCGATTGCTGATGCGATAGCGCATGAGCTGGTACGCTTTAGCCCAAATTCACCGGAAAACGTTGCTGCGCAACGTAATTTGCTCAATGAACAGATTACACGCTCACAGGCCGAAATTGATCAGCTTGATCGCCAGATTGCCCAAACCCGCGAGATGCTGGCGCAGGCGACTAGCGCCACCGATTTGCGCGAGGCGCGCAATCGGCTGCAGGAACTGGAACTGGCCCGTGATACTGCCCAGAACGCCTATGCGCAGTTACTGCGCCTCCAGAATACCAGTCTGGTGAATAGTCTGTCGATTTTCGAGTCGGCCAAGGTACCCACGGCTCCATTACCAAATAAGCGGAATCTGACGGTAGCTATCGCGGGACTGGTTGGGTTAATCCTGGGGATGATGGCCTCGTTTGTGCTGGAGATGATCGATACACGCTGGCGGAATCACAACGATCTGCGTAGTCGGTTTGGCCTGAATTTTCTCGGTGTGGTACCGGGTAAACACCCCTCGATCAGCCTCAGCGATGAAGAAGCCAGAATACGCTTTAATGCGGTGAAAGAGGCGCACACCCAGATTGTCCTCGCCGGGTTGCCGCGCAATGCGCGGATTCTGATGGTGAGTGGGCCACGACCTTCAAATGAGCGAAGTGCGTTAGCCGTCGATCTGGCGCATTGCTACACGCTATCCGGCTATCGCGTGCTGCTGGTTGATGCCGAAACCGAGCGGGCTATCCTCAGCGAGTTCTTTGCCGATCCAAATGCGGTGCTGCAACCCATCTCTATTGACGGCGAAGCCCAGGTCTGGTCGAGTCTGCGGGTGACGCCGATCAAGAATGTGCTGCTGCTGGCCCGCAATACCGATGACCAGGGGCGTCCGTTGCCACCCTCGCAGCCCTGGCCCGCGCTGGTTGACGGCCTGCAACGGGCCGCCGATATTCTGATCTTCGATGGCCCGTCAACCCTGAGCGGCGTGGAAGCTGCCCTGCTGGCGCCAATGATGGATGGAGTTATCCTGGCCTTGAAACCGGTTGAAGATAGCAGTCGCGACATCCAGCAGAGCCTGAAACGACTCACCCTTAAACGCACTGATAGTGTGTTGGGTGCAGTAATGTTGACCGAAGAGTATGTGCTCCCCGGTCGAAAAGAACAGCCCCGCCTACCGTTACCCAGCCTGCGCCACCTGTTAGGCGACATTCCGCTGCGATTACTCAATCCCGGTAAGGGTGAGCGGACAAACACAACACAGCAAGCTGAGAACACCACTCATGCACATACTACCCGTGCAGTTGACACCAATCAGACACCACCGCCAACACCTGCCACAGCACCACAGGTCATCATCACGCCACCACCTCACGAGGATCGACGGGTGATTGTGGTACCGGCAATTGAAACCGATACAGCGTATGAAGCAGCAGAAGAGCTGTATGAACGGGCGGTTGGCGAGGCACCTCTCAACGTACCTGAAGAGCTGTATGAACGGGCTGTCGGCGAGGCACCTCTCAACGTACCTGAAGAACGGCAGTCATCGCTGCCACCGCCAGCGGCGAAACGACCAACACGGCGTCGTCCGCCTGCCGGTCGGCGTCGCCGGGGATAA
- a CDS encoding DUF1624 domain-containing protein gives MQTARIAAETRPIVVEQQASRRIVAIDALRGIALILMALDHSAFFVGAGLQAESYGGQPVVLQSAAYWLSGLLTNLASPIFFFLGGYSLALYAAGQSRRGRPASATTRFILIRALIILVLDLTICAWFWRGATPYVHVLTSIATAMILLAGLRHLLSPRQIGFVAIITLIIHQAWIGAIAPELVRNEPQSFWQAFWLTYSYDTQPAVGFAVLGWGPLLWLGYAMGHQQGQTAHLSSRRWFQIGTGLLIGWLILRLIGGFGDLGAFRAVGNTPAHWLVMSKAPPSLSYFAFNLGIAALILAAAYAKPDLFTNGLFRWLPMVGQVSLFFYVMHIVIYHLIALVMSQLPLSGPRIIWGYSAWLMGLVLLIPLGYWYRRQRKRYPQVLGYL, from the coding sequence ATGCAAACCGCACGGATCGCTGCCGAAACCCGACCTATTGTTGTTGAGCAGCAGGCCAGCAGGCGGATTGTCGCGATTGACGCATTACGCGGCATTGCGTTGATTCTGATGGCGCTTGACCACAGTGCCTTCTTCGTTGGCGCAGGGCTTCAGGCCGAGTCGTATGGCGGACAGCCGGTGGTCTTGCAAAGTGCAGCCTACTGGCTCAGTGGACTACTCACCAACCTGGCGTCACCGATCTTCTTCTTCCTGGGTGGGTATAGCCTGGCCCTGTATGCCGCAGGGCAAAGCCGACGTGGCAGGCCAGCTTCGGCAACCACGCGATTTATCCTTATCCGCGCCCTGATTATTCTGGTGCTCGATCTCACCATCTGTGCCTGGTTTTGGCGCGGTGCAACGCCCTACGTCCACGTCCTGACCAGCATCGCCACCGCAATGATCCTGCTGGCCGGACTGCGCCATCTACTTTCCCCGCGTCAGATCGGGTTCGTTGCCATCATCACCCTCATCATTCATCAAGCATGGATCGGCGCTATCGCCCCGGAACTGGTCAGGAATGAGCCGCAATCGTTCTGGCAGGCCTTCTGGCTCACCTACAGCTACGACACTCAACCGGCTGTCGGTTTTGCTGTCCTGGGATGGGGGCCACTGCTCTGGCTTGGTTACGCAATGGGACACCAGCAAGGGCAAACAGCACACCTGTCATCGCGCCGCTGGTTCCAGATCGGGACCGGACTCCTCATCGGCTGGCTAATCTTGCGCCTGATCGGAGGGTTCGGCGATCTGGGCGCGTTCAGGGCGGTCGGCAACACACCAGCGCACTGGCTGGTTATGAGCAAAGCCCCACCCAGCCTGAGTTACTTTGCCTTCAACCTCGGCATTGCAGCTCTCATCCTGGCCGCGGCCTACGCCAAACCAGACCTCTTCACAAACGGACTCTTCCGCTGGCTGCCGATGGTTGGTCAGGTCTCGCTCTTCTTTTACGTGATGCACATTGTCATTTACCACCTGATTGCCCTGGTGATGAGCCAGCTCCCACTAAGCGGGCCGCGCATCATTTGGGGCTACAGTGCCTGGTTGATGGGTCTCGTGCTCTTGATCCCGCTCGGCTACTGGTATCGCCGGCAGCGCAAGCGATACCCGCAGGTGCTGGGGTACCTGTAG
- a CDS encoding glycosyltransferase family 4 protein yields the protein MVATNAPVPGLVAAVKQGFHQRVDYLELAERFDNRHVDYGIVRPNRMLERLEGITRFDLRLASQVNQIVRSARYQAVISLSERVGIPLALMLPQTVRHLVIFHHGMSARKLQLIRTLHLQHRWDIVAAISEAEAKGMRQALGLPAERVVALHTPVDTAFYQPQPGRQQASVVQSLGLSHRDYPTLIRAMRRLPHIPCHLRVGSSWISGRSGHEREVLPANISLQPFVPPVQLRTCYQQSRIVVVPIKASTQWSAGCTSVQAAQAMGRPVIATRRPGLAEYVDEGRTALLVEPGDADGMADAIATLWENPDRAERMGQAGRQLMEERFTIEQWLDRVVELTHKMMDWPARRSTSTMTGSAV from the coding sequence GTGGTAGCGACAAATGCGCCGGTGCCAGGACTGGTAGCAGCGGTGAAGCAAGGCTTTCATCAGCGGGTTGATTATCTGGAGCTGGCAGAGCGCTTCGACAATCGCCACGTTGACTACGGCATCGTGCGGCCAAACCGCATGCTGGAGCGATTAGAGGGGATAACACGCTTCGATCTGCGTTTGGCATCACAGGTGAATCAGATAGTGCGCTCGGCGAGGTATCAGGCCGTGATCAGCCTTTCGGAGCGGGTTGGGATACCACTGGCTTTAATGCTCCCGCAGACAGTTCGCCATCTCGTGATCTTTCATCACGGCATGTCGGCACGCAAACTGCAACTGATACGAACACTCCATCTTCAACATCGGTGGGACATCGTGGCAGCGATTAGTGAGGCTGAGGCGAAAGGCATGCGGCAGGCTCTTGGATTACCGGCAGAACGGGTGGTTGCCCTGCATACACCAGTTGACACTGCATTCTACCAACCGCAACCGGGTAGACAGCAAGCCAGCGTCGTGCAGAGCCTGGGTCTATCGCACCGCGACTACCCCACCCTGATCCGGGCAATGCGTCGGCTGCCGCATATTCCCTGCCATTTACGGGTTGGCAGTAGCTGGATCAGCGGTCGCAGCGGTCACGAACGTGAAGTATTACCGGCTAACATCAGCCTCCAGCCCTTCGTGCCACCGGTGCAACTACGAACCTGTTATCAACAAAGCCGCATCGTCGTTGTCCCGATTAAAGCCAGCACCCAGTGGAGTGCCGGTTGCACATCGGTACAGGCAGCCCAGGCAATGGGACGACCGGTGATTGCAACTCGCCGACCAGGGCTGGCCGAGTATGTGGACGAAGGAAGAACGGCGTTACTGGTAGAGCCGGGCGATGCTGATGGGATGGCAGATGCAATTGCTACCCTTTGGGAAAATCCCGACCGGGCAGAGCGGATGGGGCAGGCCGGGCGGCAGTTGATGGAAGAGCGTTTTACGATTGAACAGTGGCTTGATCGCGTGGTAGAGCTGACGCACAAGATGATGGATTGGCCGGCTCGGCGATCCACATCCACTATGACTGGTAGCGCTGTATGA
- a CDS encoding flippase, with amino-acid sequence MNQLAGTILRNSVAGMIAQLAIKVLSFCFSIFIVRQLGASDFGQYAAVIGFGSIFLFIADLGLAPYTVREIARLRSEPDHLDKIRDLYADVLGLRLILALIAGMLVVSAAIATGRPLLMIGAIALNGLTLLIYAVHGSSEAVLAGHERLDLTAGMQVVNQLIFVTLGGLALWLGLGYYGLIFATMIGVAVMTALVVRALWRLGVTPGRWQRERWLRLLRAAFPFGVIGLTLGLSYRFDTVVLNVSFGDSETGYYNAAYNLIFALVTLSNVLNTALYPSLARQAKTDPTNLPRIYERILSYLCIVALPITAGGFILARPITLFLFGEDYAATAPLLAVLIWTLPLMFLTEFLGYVVVIADREALVARSIMISSGINVIANLIFTSRYGAPAAAIITVVTEAVLAVQYVWLLRDQLRLMRWQVVYRAAIAVALMAGMVYLAREWPVLLVIGGGGLIYGALLVGLRVIGTEETTFVRNLFAARR; translated from the coding sequence ATGAACCAGCTTGCAGGCACGATTCTGCGCAACTCAGTAGCCGGAATGATCGCCCAACTGGCGATCAAAGTCCTCTCGTTTTGTTTTTCAATCTTTATTGTCCGCCAGTTGGGTGCAAGCGACTTTGGCCAGTACGCTGCGGTGATCGGCTTTGGGAGCATCTTTCTCTTCATCGCCGATCTGGGGCTGGCGCCATACACCGTGCGTGAAATTGCCCGTCTGCGGAGCGAACCGGATCATCTGGATAAGATTCGCGATCTCTATGCCGATGTGTTGGGGTTGCGGCTGATCCTGGCCCTGATTGCCGGCATGCTCGTCGTGAGCGCCGCAATTGCAACCGGCCGACCCCTCTTGATGATCGGAGCGATTGCGCTGAACGGGCTGACCCTGCTCATCTATGCTGTTCACGGGAGCAGTGAGGCAGTGCTGGCCGGTCACGAACGTCTCGATCTCACCGCCGGGATGCAGGTGGTGAATCAGTTGATCTTCGTGACACTCGGTGGACTGGCGCTCTGGTTGGGGCTGGGGTACTACGGCCTCATTTTCGCAACCATGATCGGTGTCGCGGTGATGACTGCCCTGGTTGTCCGTGCCCTGTGGCGGTTAGGGGTAACGCCGGGGCGCTGGCAGCGCGAACGCTGGTTGCGTCTCTTACGTGCCGCCTTTCCGTTTGGTGTGATTGGGTTGACGCTAGGGCTGTCGTACCGGTTCGATACAGTTGTGCTCAACGTTAGCTTCGGTGATAGCGAGACCGGCTATTACAATGCAGCGTACAACCTGATCTTTGCCCTGGTTACGCTCTCAAACGTCCTGAACACCGCCCTGTACCCTTCGCTGGCACGCCAGGCCAAAACTGATCCAACCAACCTGCCACGGATTTATGAACGAATTTTAAGCTACCTGTGTATCGTGGCCCTGCCCATCACGGCGGGAGGATTTATTTTAGCCCGCCCGATCACCCTCTTCCTGTTTGGCGAGGACTACGCCGCTACTGCGCCACTGCTGGCGGTGCTCATCTGGACACTACCACTCATGTTTTTGACCGAATTTCTCGGTTATGTCGTGGTGATTGCCGACCGCGAGGCACTGGTGGCGCGCTCGATCATGATCAGCAGTGGTATCAATGTGATTGCAAACCTGATCTTTACCTCGCGTTACGGAGCACCGGCCGCAGCCATCATCACGGTAGTGACCGAGGCCGTGCTGGCAGTGCAATATGTCTGGCTGCTGCGCGATCAACTGCGTCTGATGCGCTGGCAAGTGGTGTACCGGGCAGCGATTGCCGTGGCACTTATGGCCGGCATGGTCTATCTGGCGCGTGAATGGCCGGTGTTGCTGGTGATCGGCGGCGGCGGACTCATCTACGGAGCACTGCTGGTTGGATTACGAGTGATTGGTACGGAAGAAACAACATTTGTGCGTAACCTGTTCGCTGCACGCCGTTAA
- a CDS encoding glycosyltransferase family 4 protein produces MRILLAVHHFPPRYSAGAELYTMRLAHELLRRGDECEVVCVETLDTEQPFGVRAERDYYHNIPVWRLHLGLRDAPANWSYANPAITAWLEQRIQVFQPDIVHLQSGYLIGVGAINAAHAQDIPAVVTLHDYWFLCPRITLLRGDGTLCKQPPLDPAECAWCLQLDQRRYRLPEQLSAGLAGKAWITLTGDRGRAAQQVRRDTLRAALAQADLVISPSHFLAGLFREWVPHVQVVRIGITQEHLRRVQPVRSGQRLRIGYIGQIVPHKGVHLLITAFKSLPRSNRPAELIIFGNPDQNPAYTNHLRRLIGDDPGIQIAGKFRHDQLADVLSRVDVIVVPSIWYENSPLTILEAHAAGRPVICSRLGGMVELVQDEVDGLLFTPNDDRDLARQLQRLRTEPGLLERLRDGIQPPRTFADELKEMLQHYTTLSKRRTTV; encoded by the coding sequence ATGCGCATACTGCTGGCAGTACATCACTTTCCACCGCGCTACAGTGCCGGTGCCGAGCTGTATACGATGAGGCTGGCACACGAGCTGTTACGGCGTGGCGATGAGTGTGAAGTGGTGTGTGTCGAGACGCTCGATACGGAGCAGCCGTTTGGCGTGCGGGCTGAACGCGACTACTACCACAATATTCCGGTCTGGCGGCTTCACCTTGGTTTGCGCGATGCACCGGCCAACTGGAGCTATGCAAACCCGGCTATTACAGCCTGGCTTGAGCAGCGAATCCAGGTCTTTCAGCCTGATATTGTTCACTTGCAGAGTGGATATCTGATCGGGGTTGGCGCCATCAACGCCGCACACGCGCAGGATATTCCTGCTGTCGTTACACTGCACGATTACTGGTTTCTCTGTCCGCGGATTACCCTGCTGCGCGGGGATGGTACGTTGTGTAAACAACCACCGCTCGATCCAGCCGAATGTGCCTGGTGTTTGCAGCTTGACCAACGGCGCTATCGGCTTCCAGAACAATTGAGCGCGGGACTGGCCGGTAAAGCATGGATCACGCTCACCGGTGACCGTGGACGCGCCGCACAGCAGGTTCGCCGCGACACCTTACGGGCAGCGCTGGCGCAGGCCGATCTGGTCATCTCACCCTCACATTTTCTAGCCGGTCTGTTTCGGGAATGGGTGCCTCATGTGCAGGTGGTTCGTATAGGCATCACCCAAGAACATTTACGCCGGGTTCAGCCAGTCCGGTCTGGTCAGCGCTTGCGGATCGGCTACATCGGACAGATCGTCCCCCACAAAGGGGTTCATCTGCTGATTACTGCCTTTAAGAGCCTGCCCCGCAGCAATCGTCCCGCTGAACTCATCATTTTTGGTAATCCTGACCAGAATCCGGCCTACACGAATCACCTGCGGCGCCTGATAGGCGACGATCCGGGCATTCAGATCGCCGGCAAGTTTCGACACGATCAGTTGGCAGACGTGCTGAGCAGGGTTGATGTGATCGTGGTTCCATCCATCTGGTACGAGAATAGCCCGCTTACAATTCTGGAAGCACACGCAGCCGGGCGACCGGTGATTTGCTCACGGCTGGGCGGGATGGTCGAGCTGGTGCAAGACGAGGTGGATGGATTGCTGTTCACACCAAACGATGATCGCGATCTGGCACGCCAGTTGCAGCGTTTGCGTACCGAACCGGGACTGCTGGAACGGTTGCGTGACGGTATCCAACCACCACGAACATTTGCAGATGAGTTAAAGGAGATGTTGCAGCACTATACGACACTCAGCAAACGACGTACCACAGTGTGA
- a CDS encoding glycosyltransferase family 2 protein has protein sequence MKPRVAVIVLTYNGIADTLACLQSLAQMVYPGACYDVVVVDNASTDGTPAQVRAAFPNTIVIENKANLGFAAGNNVGLRYAQTHGYDYALLLNNDTEVAPDLLDRLVEAAETDQRIAAVGPIIYYHAAPNRIWSAGGSIDWQRGICRMRGEEEDCGQYPARIVDFVTGCAMLIRVAALPRIGLLDERFFMYFEETEWCVRASRAGYVCYFTPAAKVWHKIPLNARFDREYLAYYMTRNRLLFLRATKAGWRTWIDALIVQDLRTYLSLCLRPKWRTRKGRIGMRLAWIDFWRGRFGPAPVLEG, from the coding sequence ATGAAACCACGGGTAGCCGTTATCGTCCTGACCTACAACGGTATTGCCGATACACTTGCCTGCCTGCAATCGCTGGCCCAGATGGTGTATCCAGGCGCATGTTACGACGTGGTCGTCGTTGACAACGCATCTACCGACGGCACACCGGCGCAGGTACGGGCAGCGTTTCCGAACACGATTGTCATCGAAAATAAGGCCAATCTCGGCTTTGCCGCCGGCAACAATGTTGGGTTACGCTACGCTCAGACGCACGGCTACGACTACGCCCTCTTACTCAACAACGACACCGAAGTTGCGCCCGATCTCCTTGATCGTCTGGTAGAGGCGGCAGAAACCGATCAACGGATTGCCGCAGTGGGGCCAATCATCTACTACCACGCTGCCCCCAACCGCATCTGGTCGGCGGGTGGCAGCATCGACTGGCAACGGGGAATTTGCCGGATGCGGGGTGAAGAAGAGGATTGCGGGCAATATCCGGCTCGCATCGTTGATTTTGTCACCGGTTGCGCCATGCTCATCAGGGTCGCAGCGTTGCCGCGCATTGGCCTGCTCGATGAACGCTTCTTCATGTACTTTGAAGAGACCGAATGGTGTGTGCGGGCCAGTCGCGCCGGTTATGTCTGCTATTTTACGCCGGCAGCAAAGGTCTGGCATAAGATACCGCTCAATGCGCGCTTTGATCGCGAATACCTGGCGTATTACATGACACGCAATCGCTTACTGTTCCTGCGGGCAACCAAAGCTGGCTGGCGCACCTGGATTGATGCGTTGATCGTGCAAGACTTACGCACCTACCTCAGTCTCTGTCTGCGCCCGAAATGGCGGACACGCAAAGGTCGGATTGGCATGCGGCTGGCCTGGATCGATTTCTGGCGTGGACGGTTTGGGCCGGCGCCGGTGTTGGAAGGGTAG
- a CDS encoding glycosyltransferase family 4 protein: MQRSLRIGIDVRYLSHGLVGGIHTYLRHLLPALFAVGSNEQFFLYADTKAPFELEHLPANVVLRRLPYRNPLSSIANDLVGLRRAMAADQIDVAHFPANYGFGPRKAATVITLHDAINVMPWHKIIAGHNKDLRSIAMMSYLHLMSRRAVGRSQRLLTVSQHAKRDILRYCRYDSNAIVVIPHGAPPDVVRIDDPQTLASVRQRYDLRRPFILADGLKNPAVIVRAWQILPKELQQRYEIVFFARREPWPAVQKAVDAGYARLLLRPSRNDLIALYSMAAAFVFPSWFEGFGIPLLEAMICGAPIIASDRGAIPEVVGDAGLIGDAEDEQILARHLLAVLGNPAVAERLRQAGWQRVKRFSWQKTAEQTLAAYYAAVARPQPRVITSPV, encoded by the coding sequence ATGCAACGCTCGCTCCGAATCGGTATTGATGTACGCTACCTCTCGCACGGCCTGGTCGGTGGTATTCACACCTACCTCCGCCACCTGCTGCCGGCTCTGTTTGCAGTCGGGAGCAACGAGCAGTTTTTTCTCTACGCCGACACCAAGGCACCGTTTGAGCTAGAGCACCTTCCGGCTAATGTCGTGCTGCGTAGATTACCCTACCGCAATCCGCTTTCGAGTATTGCCAATGACCTTGTGGGGCTCCGGCGGGCGATGGCTGCCGATCAGATCGACGTTGCCCACTTTCCGGCAAATTATGGCTTTGGGCCGAGGAAAGCAGCAACGGTCATTACGCTCCACGACGCGATTAACGTGATGCCGTGGCATAAGATTATCGCCGGCCACAACAAAGACCTGCGCTCGATAGCGATGATGAGTTACCTGCACCTGATGAGTCGGCGAGCAGTCGGTCGATCACAACGTCTTCTCACCGTCTCGCAGCATGCAAAACGCGATATTCTGCGCTACTGTCGTTACGACAGTAATGCGATTGTCGTTATACCACACGGCGCACCGCCCGATGTGGTCAGGATCGATGATCCACAGACCCTGGCCAGCGTTCGTCAGCGTTACGATCTGCGCCGTCCGTTCATTCTGGCCGATGGGCTAAAGAACCCGGCAGTGATTGTGCGGGCCTGGCAGATCTTGCCCAAAGAGTTGCAACAGCGCTACGAGATCGTCTTTTTTGCCCGCCGCGAGCCATGGCCGGCAGTGCAGAAGGCCGTCGACGCCGGGTATGCGCGTCTGCTGTTGCGGCCATCGCGCAACGACTTGATCGCGCTCTACAGTATGGCCGCAGCGTTTGTCTTTCCATCATGGTTTGAAGGGTTTGGGATTCCCCTGCTGGAAGCGATGATTTGTGGGGCACCGATCATCGCGTCAGACCGGGGAGCAATCCCGGAAGTCGTCGGTGATGCCGGGCTGATCGGAGATGCGGAAGACGAACAGATCCTGGCTCGCCATCTGCTGGCCGTGCTTGGCAATCCGGCAGTGGCAGAGCGCCTGCGCCAGGCCGGCTGGCAGCGCGTGAAGCGCTTCTCCTGGCAGAAGACGGCAGAGCAGACACTGGCCGCGTACTACGCAGCGGTTGCACGACCACAACCGCGTGTGATTACATCGCCTGTTTGA
- a CDS encoding glycosyltransferase family 4 protein — protein sequence MRILVLSTWWPEPDDNGSRLRAMAILRGLAEHHHLHLIAFSQGPATAVQSQEISRLCRSWQVFERPDRLLTLRDRLGSLTSNKPASVRVRWSQPFADAVLASVARWQPDVILAMQIDVAPYACLIQNVPLVLEELELAAILEDHRNHYGLRRLRSLLTAIQHRRYIATIIPSFAAVTTVSEKEASLLYQITGPHTPLLSVIPNGVDSRACAAYPYQPEADTLIYPGALSYSANFDAVYYFLAKIWPLIRARHPQAKFRVTGKITADQQAHLPRVNGVEFTGYVNDIRALIARHAVEVSPIREGGGTRLKILEALALGVPVVSTTKGAEGLALIDGKHILLADTPMDFARATSRLLSDPPLARRLGEAGRREVAARYDWRVIVPRLDDLLREVAQRRTVSYDLART from the coding sequence ATGCGCATCCTCGTTCTCTCAACCTGGTGGCCTGAACCGGATGATAACGGTTCACGATTGCGGGCAATGGCCATTCTACGCGGCCTGGCCGAACACCATCACCTGCACCTGATTGCCTTCAGTCAGGGGCCGGCAACGGCAGTACAATCCCAGGAAATCAGTCGTCTTTGCCGCTCGTGGCAGGTCTTTGAGCGCCCTGATCGGCTGCTTACCCTGCGGGACAGGTTAGGCAGCCTGACCAGCAATAAACCGGCTTCGGTGCGGGTACGTTGGAGTCAACCATTTGCCGATGCGGTGTTGGCAAGCGTGGCTCGCTGGCAGCCTGATGTGATTCTGGCGATGCAGATCGATGTCGCACCCTACGCCTGCCTGATTCAGAATGTGCCACTGGTACTCGAAGAGCTGGAACTGGCAGCAATTCTGGAAGACCATCGCAATCATTACGGTCTGCGTCGACTCCGCAGTCTGTTGACGGCGATCCAGCATCGGCGCTATATTGCGACGATCATTCCCAGCTTTGCCGCTGTTACTACAGTCTCTGAGAAAGAAGCCAGCTTGCTGTACCAGATCACCGGCCCGCATACGCCACTGCTATCGGTTATCCCCAACGGCGTCGATAGTCGGGCCTGTGCCGCATACCCTTATCAGCCGGAAGCCGATACGCTCATCTACCCCGGCGCCCTCTCGTACAGCGCTAACTTTGACGCAGTCTATTACTTTCTCGCAAAAATCTGGCCCCTGATTCGTGCCCGCCATCCACAGGCTAAGTTCCGCGTCACCGGAAAGATCACCGCTGACCAACAAGCGCATTTACCCAGGGTCAATGGCGTGGAATTTACCGGCTACGTCAACGACATTCGAGCACTCATAGCCCGCCATGCGGTTGAGGTCAGCCCGATCCGGGAAGGGGGTGGCACCCGGCTCAAGATTCTGGAAGCGCTGGCGTTAGGTGTACCGGTCGTGAGTACAACCAAAGGGGCCGAAGGGCTGGCACTCATTGATGGTAAGCATATCTTGCTGGCCGACACGCCGATGGACTTTGCTCGTGCCACCAGTCGACTGCTCAGCGACCCACCCCTGGCCCGCCGACTGGGTGAAGCCGGGCGACGAGAAGTGGCGGCACGTTACGATTGGCGAGTGATCGTTCCCCGCTTAGATGATCTTTTGCGCGAGGTTGCTCAACGAAGGACTGTTTCCTATGACCTGGCCCGTACCTGA